TCCTCGGTGCGCCGTTCGCCGATCTGCCGGGCGCCGAGCCGGAAGACCTCGGGGGCCACCCAGGTCGGGGCGTGCACGCCGTTGGTGATGGAGGCGATCGGCACCTCCTGGGCGTCGAAGCCCGGCCACAGGCCCGCGAACATCTCGCGGCTCACCGAGCCGTGCAGGGTGCTGACCCCGTTGGCGCGGCTGCCGAGCCGCAGGCCCATGACCGCCATGTTGAAGAGGTTGGGCTCGCCTCCCGGGTACGTCTCCATGCCGAGCCGCAGGACGTTCCCCGCGTCGATGCGGGGCAGCTCGGCGCCGGGCCCGAAGTGGTGGGCGACCAGCTCTCGGTCGAAGCGGTCGATGCCGGCGGGCACGGGCGTGTGGGTGGTGAAGACGGTGCCGGCGCGCACGCTCTCGAGCGCCGCGTCGAAGCCGACTCCCTGGTGGGCGAGTTCGTGGATGCGTTCGAGGCCGAGGAATCCGGCGTGGCCCTCGTTCGTGTGGAAGACCTCGGGTTCGGGGTGTCCGGTGAGCCGGCAGTACGCGCGGACGGCCCGCACCCCGCCGATGCCGAGCAGCATCTCCTGGAGCAGCCGGTGCTCGCTGCCGCCGCCGTAGAGCCGGTCGGTGACGTCGCGCTCGCCGGGGTCGTTCTCCTCGACGTCGGAGTCGAGCAGGAGCAGCGGGACGCGGCCGACCTGCGCCTGCCAGACGTGGGCGCGCAGCGACCGGCCGCCGGGCAGGGCGAGCGCCACGATGGCGGGGGCGCCGTCGGTCTCGCGCAGCAGGGCGAGGGGGAGCTCGTTGGGGTCGAGGACGGGGTAGTGCTCCTGCTGCCAGGCGTCGTGGGACAGCGACTGGCGGAAGTAGCCGTGCCGGTAGAGCAGTCCGACGCCGACGAGCGGCACGCCGAGGTCGCTCGCGGCCTTCAGGTGGTCTCCGGCGAGGATGCCGAGACCGCCGGAGTACTGGGGCAGGGCGGCCGTGATGCCGAACTCGGGCGAGAAGTAGGCGACGGCGCGCGGCAGCGGCCCTTCGCCGCCGGACTGCTCCTGGTACCAGCGCTCCCCTTCCACGTACGCGCGGAGGTCGTCGGCCGCCTCGCCGAGCCGCCGCAGGAAGTCCTCGTCGCGCGCGAGCTCGTCGAGCCGGGCGGGCGGCACCTCCCCGAGGAGCCGCACGGGGTCGCAGCCGGAAGCCTCCCACAGCCGGGGGTCGACGGACTCGAACAGGTCACGGGTGCGCGGATGCCAGGACCAGCGCAGATTGCGGGCCAGCTCGGAGAGCCGGCCGAGGGGTTCGGGAAGGACGGGACGTACGGTGAATCGACGGATGGCCTTCACAGCGACTCCACCTCTAGCGGGGAATGCGTTACAGATCGACCTACGCGTCGACGGTAGCGGTGACCGGCCCTCGGGAACCACGGCGCGCGGACGAGCGCGCGAGAGGCGGCGAGGCGGCGCCCCCGGCCCGGGCGCGGGACCGCCGGGCCGGTCACGGGGTTCAGGCGTAGCGGTGCCCCGGCCAGTACGGGTCGTCCCACCGGGAGTGGAGCTCCAGGCCGAGGATCCGTACGCGGTGCAGGAGGTCCTCGGACGCCCCGTGGGCGCGCAGGCGGGCCGGGGCGTGGCGGACGAGCCAGGCGGAGAGCTTCTTCCGCTTCCGTTCGTCCTCCTCCCGCTCCGTCCAAGGACTGGTGTCGCCGAGCAGCTCGTACTCCCACTCCGTGACGGCGAGGGCCAGGTGGCGGTCGGGCACGGGTCCCGCGAGCCGCTCCCCTATGCCGAGCCACGGCTCCGGCGTGCCGGACGCCTCGGTGCACAGTGCGAAGATCTCGTGTGCGGGCTCGGGCGGGTCCGGCTGCGTGAGGGTCCACGTCCACCAGGCGCGCAGGAACTCCCCGACGGCGGCGGCCTGTTCGGCCGGCCACTCCTGCCATGCGCCGTTCGCCAGGAAGTGCCCGACCTCCGCCATTCCGTACATCGGAGGTACGACCAGGCCGTACACCAGGTGCACGGCCTGCCGAAGAGCGCGACCTTACCCGACGTGTCCCCGACACGCCTCCGCGATCTCGGCCGTGTCCCAGTAGAACGGCCGGACCTCCGTGATCCGACCTGCCCGTACCTCGATGGTCTGAAGGAGGGGGAAGGCGAGTGCGCGGGCCCTCGCGCGGGCGCGGGCGCGGATGTCGCTCCGTACGACCGCCGTCGGCCCCGTGGCGAGGAACTCCTGACGCGTGATGGTGAAGGCCTCCCACGTCTCGCTCATCGCGAGGAAGAACCGCGCCATGCCGTCGTGGCCGCGCCACACCCCTCGGTAGGGCAGGCCTTCCGCCTGGTGGAGGACGACATCCGGCGAGAAGTACGGGGCGAGCAGGTCGAAGGAGGCGCGCCCCGGGCCGCCCGCCGCCAGGTACTTCTCCTCCGCCGCGTACATGGCGGTCAGCACCCGTACGGAATCCGTCATGGTCGAGGCGTCCGAATCAGTGGTCATGCCCCCATACGACCCTGTGGGCGCGTCGCACACCGGCGGTTTTCGGACCTCTGCCTCGGCCGGCGGCGGCGCGCGTACCGCCCCGTCGCGCCGCGCGTTCTCTCCGCGCCGGGCATATGCGCACGGTTCAACAAGCCATACGGCATATGCGAATTCGGTCCGCTCTTGCCATTCATGGCGAGGCCGGTCTTGCATGCGCCCTTACGCACTAGTAGTTAACAAAGCGCCGGATTGCCCACCCGAAGGGTGTGGGAAGGCTCCCTCGGTACGCACTCGGCCCACCGGCCGGCACGCACCGTGGAGCTTTCTCAGGACCCCGTATCCGTGCAGCGGACAGGAGCGGTCAGACATGCCTCTAGGCTCAACCCCGCCGAGCTCGCCCACGCACCCCACCATTCCCGTCCTGGACGTGGGCCCCGCCGTCCACGGCGGGCGAAAACCCGCGAAGGCGGTGCCGGGAGAAACGTTCCAGGTCACCGCCACCGTCTTCCGCGAAGGACACGAAGCGGTCGCCGCCAACGTCGTCCTGCGCGACCCCCGGGGGCGCCCAGGACCGTGGACCCCCATGCGGGAACTCGCACCGGGCACCGACCGGTGGGGCGCCGACGTGACGCCGGACGCCGAAGGACGCTGGACCTTCGCCGTGGAGGCGTGGGGCGATCCGATGACGACCTGGCGCCACCACGCGCAGATCAAGGTACCCGCGGGCATCGACACGGATCTGATGCTGGAGGAGGGCGCCCGGCTCCACGAGCGCGCCGCCGCCGGCATACCCGGGGGCCAGCGGGCCGACGTCCTCGGCGCCGCCGACGCACTGCGCGACACGGGCCGCTCACCGGCGGCCCGTCTTGCTGCCGCCCTCACCCCCGAGGTGCGGGCGATCCTGGACCGGCATCCGCTGCGCGAACTCGTCACGGCATCCGAGGAGTTGCCGCTCCTCGTCGAACGGCGCCGGGCCCTCTTCGGGTCCTGGTACGAGTTCTTCCCGCGCTCGGAGGGCGCCGTCGTCGAGGCGGGGGCGCCACCCGTCCCCGGAAACTTCCGCACCGCCGCCGCGCGGCTGCCCGCCATCGCCGAGATGGGCTTCGACGTGGTGTACCTGCCGCCGATCCACCCCATCGGCACCACCTACCGCAAGGGGCCCAACAACTCCCTGTCGGTGGGCCCCGACGACGTGGGGGTTCCGTGGGCCATCGGATCACCCGAGGGCGGACACGACGCCGTCCATCCGGACCTCGGAACGCTCGACGACTTCGACGCGTTCGTGCGCCGCGCCACCGATCTCGGCCTCGAAGTCGCCCTGGACTTCGCGCTCCAGTGCTCCCCCGACCACCCGTGGGTGGAGAAGCACCCCGACTGGTTCCGCCGCAGGGCGGACGGCACCATCGCGTACGCCGAGAACCCGCCGAAGAAGTACCAGGACATCTACCCGCTGGCCTTCGACAAGGACCTGCCGGGGCTGATCGCGGAGACCGTACGGCTGCTGCGGTTCTGGATGGGCCACGGCGTACGCGTCTTCCGCGTCGACAACCCGCACACCAAGCCCGTCGTGTTCTGGGAGCGGGTGCTCGCGGACATCAACGGCACCGACCCCGACGTCGTCTTCCTCGCCGAGGCGTTCACACGGCCCGCGATGATGCGGACCCTCGCGGCCATCGGCTTCCAGCAGTCCTACACCTACTTCACCTGGCGTAACGGAAAGGACGAACTCACCGACTACCTCACCGAGTTGTCGCGGGAGACCGCGCATTTCCTGCGTCCCAACTTCTTCGTGAACACCCCCGACATCCTCCACGCCTACCTGCAGGAAGGGGGCCGCCCCGCCTTCGCGGTGCGCGCCGTGCTCGCCGCGACGCTGTCGCCGACGTGGGGTGTCTACAGCGGATTCGAGTTGTGCGAGAACACCGCCGTCCGGCGCGGAAGCGAGGAGTATCTGGACTCGGAGAAGTACCAACTCAGGCCACGGGACTGGGCGTCGGCAGCGCGAAGAGGAGACACGATCGCCCCGCTGATCACCGCGCTCAACCGCATCCGGCGCGCCAGCCCCGCGCTGCGGCAACTCCGCGACCTGCACTTCCACGAGACCGATCAGGAGGCGGTGATCGCGTACTCGAAATCGGCCGTCGGCGAGCACGGTTCGAACATTGTTCTGGTGGTCGCCAACCTCGACCCTCACCACACCCAGGAGGCCACGGTCTCGTTGAACATGCCGCAACTCGGCCTCGACTGGCACGAGTCCGTGCCGGTGCGCGACGAGCTCACCGGCGAGACCTACCACTGGGGCAGGGCCAACTACGTGCGCCTGGAACCCGGCCGCGCGCCCGCGCACCTCTTCACGGTCCTGCGACCGTCCTCTCACCGTTGATCGGAGGGTCACCCACACCATGATCGTCAACGAGCCCGTCCAGGACACCTTCGAGGACACACC
The window above is part of the Streptomyces venezuelae genome. Proteins encoded here:
- the glgP gene encoding alpha-glucan family phosphorylase, translating into MKAIRRFTVRPVLPEPLGRLSELARNLRWSWHPRTRDLFESVDPRLWEASGCDPVRLLGEVPPARLDELARDEDFLRRLGEAADDLRAYVEGERWYQEQSGGEGPLPRAVAYFSPEFGITAALPQYSGGLGILAGDHLKAASDLGVPLVGVGLLYRHGYFRQSLSHDAWQQEHYPVLDPNELPLALLRETDGAPAIVALALPGGRSLRAHVWQAQVGRVPLLLLDSDVEENDPGERDVTDRLYGGGSEHRLLQEMLLGIGGVRAVRAYCRLTGHPEPEVFHTNEGHAGFLGLERIHELAHQGVGFDAALESVRAGTVFTTHTPVPAGIDRFDRELVAHHFGPGAELPRIDAGNVLRLGMETYPGGEPNLFNMAVMGLRLGSRANGVSTLHGSVSREMFAGLWPGFDAQEVPIASITNGVHAPTWVAPEVFRLGARQIGERRTEDALSVGDSDRWDAVADIQDADIWELRRTLREQLVEEVRRRLYDSWRQRGAATAELGWIDGVLDPGALTVGFARRVPSYKRLTLMLRDRDRLMELLRHPERPVQIVVAGKAHPADDGGKRLIQELVRFTDDPRVRRHIVFLPDYGMAMAQKLYPGCDVWLNNPLRPLEACGTSGMKAALNGCLNLSVLDGWWDEWFEPDFGWAIPTADGAATDDDRRDDLEAAALYDLLERRIAPRFYEQGPGGLPDRWIEMVRRTLTRLGPKVLAGRMVREYVEQLYAPAARAHRALDATAAGELAAWKARVRAAWPRVAVDHVEASASGATAELGATLSLRVRVHLGELTPDDVEVQAVAGRVDPEDHLTDPSPMPLKPVSGPDVEGRRVYEGPLALDRTGPFGYTVRILPAHRLLSGGAAELGLVAVPSEATGEEAGVLMR
- a CDS encoding nuclear transport factor 2 family protein; the encoded protein is MTTDSDASTMTDSVRVLTAMYAAEEKYLAAGGPGRASFDLLAPYFSPDVVLHQAEGLPYRGVWRGHDGMARFFLAMSETWEAFTITRQEFLATGPTAVVRSDIRARARARARALAFPLLQTIEVRAGRITEVRPFYWDTAEIAEACRGHVG